The region TGTTGGAGTTGGAGTTTCAGTTGTATCTGGTTTTGATTTGGAAGTGTTCAAATCTAAGTTGGCTGAAGGTTTAATGGAGGATGAAaacgaaagaaaagaaggtgaagGTGAAGGTGCAGAGAGTGGGGTGGTTGTCTGAGTAGCACCTGATTGGATCCCAAAACTGGTTGATGGTTTACTAAATGAAATGGGAGGCGTTGAGGATGCAGGTGTTGAAGTAACAGGAACAGACAATGATGCAACAGAAGAAGACACAGCTTCACTAAGCTGTTTCTCTTTcgtagatgatgatgatgaatccAAAGAGAAACTTTTTCCAGAAAAGGCAGTAGATGATGACGTGGCAGAAAATGGTGATTCTTGACTCTTCTTTGACCAAATTGAGGAGCTTTCTGCCACTTTGGGTTTCGGCTTCTGGTTCATGTCTCCAACTGAAAAGTTTGGTTTTTCGGTTTCTTTATTGCTTGATTCTGAGAAGTCAAGAGGCTTCTTCTGGAATATATTTGTTGCAGGTGACTTTGAAGGTTCCAAGAAACTTGGAGGCTGTTGAGTAATTTTTGGGTCATCTGATTTTAAGTTGAAGGTGAAACGGCTTTTTGACTTTTCAACCTCTTGACTTACAACAGGCGTTGACTGTGAATGTGAAACAGAGCCTAAAGAAAGCACAGAAGCTGCTACCAGTGGAGTTTTTGTTGAATCTAAACTGTTACTGTTACTGTTACTGTTATTACCCCAAATTGAGGAGGAATTCAATTGTCTCTCAGAATGTCGCTTTATTTGTGTTTCTGATGGCATATTATGAGAAACCGTGGGACCCACAGACAACCGATCGAGTTTTCTAGTGCCAGGTGGCAAAGATGATCTGGCGGGAGGTGTACTTGTACTTGTACTTGTCCGCTCCTCTTGCAAAAGCATCCTTTTTACAGTTGTTCTTGGGGGTTCAATGCTTGCCCAGCTCTGAAATGAAATTTTCAAggttaaaaatgtcattttttttatgTAACAGAAAGAAGAAAGGTAATTTACGGTTTTACCCTATCGAGAGAATCTCTGCGCCTTCTTGCTGTTTCTGGTTCAGAACTCTTCACAGCACTTTGTTGACTTTTCTTTGTGTCTGAGCTGGCAGAGATTACAAGTTGACTTTTTGGTGGGACTGACCTAGATTTTTCTTGACTTGGAGAATTGTCGTAGGAGATTCCGATTGTGTCAAATAACTCCTTTTTCACGTTTTGTTTTTTTGTGGGTCCCGTTTCGATACTAAGCACAGCCATTTGTTTTGAAAGACATTCAGAGAGTTTCTCTGCAGCTGCCAACTGTGCATTCATGGTGTTGTGTAAACTGTGTAAAGACTGAACGTGCCTGTAAACCAAAAGATTCTTTCATTAATATTTAATCCTAAATacaaagtattattattattaattaaataataaataataaataataaataataatcaccTTGGTGGGCCATGTCTCGTATGGAAAGATCTTCGATTCGTTTCAAGGTCGCCTTTATCACCAAatctttggagttcaagggtgtTTAAATGTCTTTCAAGTTCTATTAGCTGATTTGTCAAATTCTGGCAGAAAGGaaacatttttattttaataaaatataacgcaaaaaaataaaaaataaataagtgtTGGTAAGAAAAGAACTAAATAGTAAATACCTGATTTATCTGTAAAATATGTCTACGTTTCATTTCCAATTCAGAATTCAGCTTCTGGCGATTCCAAATATCTAGATATTGACTATCGGTTGCTTGTTTCACTATTGCCTCCATATATATTTTCCTTGCCAAAACTATAAATTAAAAGCAATTAAAATATATTGGTAAATAACTAAATATAGAAATTATTTCGTATAAATTTGATGTTTGTTACCTTGAACAGTCTTGTCAAGGATAAGTTGAACCTCTTCAATCCCATGATCCATTGTGTCCTATTATTATAAGTAAGGTCGGTATGGTAAATATTTTAAACTACAGAGAAGAATCAAATGAGGTGATTGTGAAGGAAGGAAGGAACTTACAGTCCATTTTCTGCATCTTTCTGAAagtaccaaaataccctcttCCAGAGCTGTAACAGATTGCTTATGGGCAGAAACAGAGGCATCATAAAAACCACCTGGTCCTTGTATAGAATCCAACAGAGTGTCTAGTTCTTTTGCCATCTCTTCAACCTGAATACAATACAAAACAGAATAAACTCCAGActgattttctttttcttttttttttaaagtgaAAAGATTACATTTACTTACACTGTGTTGTTCTGATAGATTTGGGTCAGAATTTAACATCCTTGACTGAGTTTGACTTCTGTAATTTCCTTTGTCAGATGATCTCAAATCCAAAGATTTTCCTAGATTCGGTGGTGTAGTAGACATTACAGGCAATGTGTTGATAACATTAACCCCAGATGTGGTTGAAGTAGTTGTGGATGGAGCagagggcattttgggaaatgaAAGTTTCAAAGGTGTGGTTCCTGTTCCTGTATTTGAAAAGGGAGACTTCAGCTCAAAAGTTCTAGAAGAAAACATGCCTCCACTAGAAGATGTTCCTGATGAAACAGGCAGATTAGTTGATCCTATTTTGCCTGATGATTCTGCACTCCTTTGGATACCAGAAAAAgacgaaaaagaagaagaagaagaagatggcaTCCCAAAAGCATTTGAAGAAAAGGGTGATGATCCAGATGAAGTATTCAAACCAAATGAAGCCTTAGAAGATTGCATCCCAAAAACATTTGAAGAACTAGAGAAGCTTCCAGATGAACCATGAAAACCAAATGAAGAAGCTTTATTGAAAGATGATTCTAAACCTCCAAATAGTGTTTTGTTTGATTTATCATTTTTTGAAACAGAATCAGCAACTTTTTCATTTTCAATCTTCCTCACATCTTTAACAACAGGAACTTGTTGTTGTGTAGCACCTTTATCTAGCTGTAAAACTGATGTAGAGTTGGTTTTTTCGTCTTTTTTCATTGTATGAGCTTCACTGTGTGCTTTCTCATTTTGTTCATCCACTTTTACTTTTTGAGGAGTTTGATCCTCAATTTGCTTATTATTGTTAACAATATTCATCACTTGATTTTGAGAACTGATTGGAGAAGACTCAACTTCCTCATCAGAGACAGAAGAAGTTGCATCTTCTGACAAAAGGGAAGGGCCTGTGGCACTACATAAGAAGTTGTAAGTTAACCAAAGCTTTACTTctttgaaagaaaagaaaaataataacattttaaatattatttgtaGTTTCGGAAATGAGAAATACCTGGCAAAATGGAACATAAAAACCTTTGCATCAATAGTAAGGCAAAGAAGAATGCAACATGGTGAAACTTCTGTATCTTGTTCCCCAAGTGTGAGTCTAAGTTTCTCATCCTTGTAAACTTTGTCAACAGCAAGCCCCAATATCAGATTATCATCACTGTTTTCTGATGTAGGAAGCAAGTTTTATTAgaattattgaaataaattaatcaagATTATTAGCAGATGCCATTGTTACCTTGAAGATTAATTGTTGGAATCCATGCATCATTTGTGATTTCTATCATTTCAGCTTCATTATTCTTATCTGAAGACCAACCAAATAGCACAATGTGTTGATCTGTGTTCTTCCTATTAGCAACAAATGCAATCTCACTGCATATGATTCAAAAAGAACATGGAATTAGCAAGAAACAGCAGAGATTTCCAAAACAGTTATGATGCTAAGCAATATGTATATTAGGAAAAgagaaaataaaaacaaaccaTTCATCCACATAGCTCACAAACATATGGGGTCCACTTCCAGATGGAATGTCATCCTCATTTATAGCAAGAAACGCATCACTAAAAGTCAAAGCCACTGGATTGGAAGAGGGCTGCATGCAAACAAACAAAATCCACATGTAAACTATATGAATCTGAACCAAAAACATAAACCTTTAATACAAAATTATGTTAATAAAGAGCTTAAGGATGATACTAATGTGTTTACTTACTTTTGTGATTTTTCCATCTTTGACACTGATGAGTTGAAGTAGATAATTCTCCTCCTTCCCATCAGCATTCAGACGATAACATCCTAAGATAATACAATCTGGGCGGACCCACCTGAGAGAATCCACTGTAAGAAAAGCATAAAGACACTTCAGGTTCCTTCTTGACTTGTAAACACACAAGAATGAAAAGCTATATGGAAGTAGACTACATGCATATAAGGTTATTAAGTTAAAGTAATCAAGATTTAGATAGTGATATACCTTTTACAACAGAATCTGGAGCGGAATCATCAACTAATGAATCGAATAGTAACTTAATTTGTAACTTTTCTTCAAATTTTGATGATAAAATGCTTAAATAATCATATTTCGCCACAGCAAGAAACTTTCCATCCATGCTCCAGTTAACTAGACAACAAAAACACAGTGATAAACAAAGTGGTATTTAAGTTTTCTTAAAGTATCTACTCAGAAATTAAGCCTTTTACAGACAAAAAAAAGGACAAGGAATCAATCAACCCAAGAAAACTTTAAATAGTTGAGAATATAAAATTTACCAGCATCAACATTGTCCATAAGATTATTAAGATCATCTTGGCCAGCTGCATGGTATAAATTTCCATCATTTGTAAGAACAACATACTGTTGC is a window of Lactuca sativa cultivar Salinas chromosome 1, Lsat_Salinas_v11, whole genome shotgun sequence DNA encoding:
- the LOC111896999 gene encoding nuclear pore complex protein NUP214, whose translation is MAETETADTSKNVIKVEEEIEGDQIGTKNYRFSKIGESVPIKSDADFKFDMDNLPSRPMAVSERFGVIIVAHSSGFCVARTKDVMDSAEELKNGGTGPCIQELSVVDVSVGKISILALSADSSMLAASVGSDLYFFSVEGLLNKDQEPSFSKSINGSSCIKDMQWSPRLKQQYVVLTNDGNLYHAAGQDDLNNLMDNVDAVNWSMDGKFLAVAKYDYLSILSSKFEEKLQIKLLFDSLVDDSAPDSVVKVDSLRWVRPDCIILGCYRLNADGKEENYLLQLISVKDGKITKPSSNPVALTFSDAFLAINEDDIPSGSGPHMFVSYVDECEIAFVANRKNTDQHIVLFGWSSDKNNEAEMIEITNDAWIPTINLQENSDDNLILGLAVDKVYKDEKLRLTLGEQDTEVSPCCILLCLTIDAKVFMFHFASATGPSLLSEDATSSVSDEEVESSPISSQNQVMNIVNNNKQIEDQTPQKVKVDEQNEKAHSEAHTMKKDEKTNSTSVLQLDKGATQQQVPVVKDVRKIENEKVADSVSKNDKSNKTLFGGLESSFNKASSFGFHGSSGSFSSSSNVFGMQSSKASFGLNTSSGSSPFSSNAFGMPSSSSSSFSSFSGIQRSAESSGKIGSTNLPVSSGTSSSGGMFSSRTFELKSPFSNTGTGTTPLKLSFPKMPSAPSTTTSTTSGVNVINTLPVMSTTPPNLGKSLDLRSSDKGNYRSQTQSRMLNSDPNLSEQHSVEEMAKELDTLLDSIQGPGGFYDASVSAHKQSVTALEEGILVLSERCRKWTDTMDHGIEEVQLILDKTVQVLARKIYMEAIVKQATDSQYLDIWNRQKLNSELEMKRRHILQINQNLTNQLIELERHLNTLELQRFGDKGDLETNRRSFHTRHGPPRHVQSLHSLHNTMNAQLAAAEKLSECLSKQMAVLSIETGPTKKQNVKKELFDTIGISYDNSPSQEKSRSVPPKSQLVISASSDTKKSQQSAVKSSEPETARRRRDSLDRSWASIEPPRTTVKRMLLQEERTSTSTSTPPARSSLPPGTRKLDRLSVGPTVSHNMPSETQIKRHSERQLNSSSIWGNNSNSNSNSLDSTKTPLVAASVLSLGSVSHSQSTPVVSQEVEKSKSRFTFNLKSDDPKITQQPPSFLEPSKSPATNIFQKKPLDFSESSNKETEKPNFSVGDMNQKPKPKVAESSSIWSKKSQESPFSATSSSTAFSGKSFSLDSSSSSTKEKQLSEAVSSSVASLSVPVTSTPASSTPPISFSKPSTSFGIQSGATQTTTPLSAPSPSPSFLSFSSSIKPSANLDLNTSKSKPDTTETPTPTPSLLSLPKFDIKPNENSSTQISPPTPVVSSVATSSPSPSLSSNPKPKPEQEQASLVIQDAAVSQEDEMEEEAPVPETPPTLGNFSGFGLGSSPNPNLGAPKPNPFGAPFGNPVATPSQPVPSFAPSQPTGGLFRPASFNIESSPPMQPSQPSQQPNFNAFSGGFGGGGGGQGFGQPPQIGSGQQVLGSVLGSFGQSRQFGAPSSFGGSGFGASQTAGGFAAASSGGGFANLASGGGGFSGLATSGGGFAAAATSGGGFAAAATGGGGGFGGAAAGSGGFGGAAGGGGFGGAAGGGGFGGAAAGSGGGFGAFGSQGGSGFSTFGSSGGTTPRPPSELFTQMRR